One genomic window of Scatophagus argus isolate fScaArg1 chromosome 16, fScaArg1.pri, whole genome shotgun sequence includes the following:
- the LOC124072660 gene encoding myosin-10-like isoform X2 encodes MSHRSGQEDPERYLFVDRAVVYNPATQADWTAKKLVWVPSERHGFEAASIREERGEEVLVELAENGKKVVINKDDIQKMNPPKFSKVEDMAELTCLNEASVLHNLKDRYYSGLIYTYSGLFCVVINPYKNLPIYSENIIEMYRGKKRHEMPPHIYAISESAYRCMLQDREDQSILCTGESGAGKTENTKKVIQYLAHVASSHKGRKDHNIPGELERQLLQANPILESFGNAKTVKNDNSSRFGKFIRINFDVTGYIVGANIETYLLEKSRAIRQAKEERTFHIFYRLLAGAGEHLRTDLLLEGFNNYRFLSNGNIPIPGQQDKENFQETLDAMHIMSFSHDEIVCMLKVVSAVLQFGNIVFKKERNTDQASMPENTAAQKLCHLLGMNVMEFTRAILTPRIKVGRDYVQKAQTKEQADFAVEALAKATYERLFRWLVHRINKALDRTKRQGASFIGILDIAGFEIFELNSFEQLCINYTNEKLQQLFNHTMFILEQEEYQREGIEWSFIDFGLDLQPCIDLIERPTNPPGILALLDEECWFPKATDKTFIDKVLQEQGTHTKFQKPRQLKDKADFCIIHYAGRVDYKADEWLMKNMDPLNDNVATLLHQSTDKFVAELWKDVDRIVGLDQVAGMNETAFGAAYKTKKGMFRTVGQLYKEQLSKLMATLRNTNPNFVRCIIPNHEKRAGKLDPHLVLDQLRCNGVLEGIRICRQGFPNRIVFQEFRQRYEILTPNAIPKGFMDGKQACERMIQALELDGNLFRIGQSKIFFRAGVLAHLEEERDLKITDIIIYFQAVCRGYLARKAFAKKQQQLSALKVLQRNCAAYLKLRHWQWWRLFTKVKPLLQVTRQEEEMQAKDEELVKVKEKQTKVEGLLVEMERKHQQLVEEKNILAEQLQAETELFAEAEEMRARLASKKQELEEILHDLESRLEEEEERTQGLQNEKKKMQTHIQDLEEQLDEEEAGRQKLQLEKVTAEAKMKKLEEDILLLEDQNSKLLKEKKLMEDRINEMTSVLAEEEEKAKNLGKVKNKQEMMMVDLEERLKKEEKTRQELEKGKRKLDGEMSDFQDQIAELQAQTEELKGQLSKKEEEQQTMQSRNEDEVGQKNNALKQVRELQAQLSELQEDLDTEKLARNKAEKLKRDLSEELEALKTELEDTLDTTAAQQELRTKREQEVAELKKTIDEETKNHESQIQEMRQRHATALEELSEQLEQAKRFKANLEKVKQSQESANKELASEVKSLQQVKAESEHKRKKLEAQLQEFMARVTEGERAKGELSDRSHKLQTELDNVSAMLEDAERKGIKMAKDVAGLESQLQDTQELLQEETRQKLNLSSRIRQLEEEKNALQEQQEEDEEARKNLEKQMLTIQAQLTESKKKLEDDAGTIDGLEEIKKKLQKDLELASQRLEEKTIGFEKMEKTKTRLQQELDDLTVDLDHQRQIVSNLEKKQKKFDQMLAEEKSISARYAEERDRAEAEAREKETKALSLARALDEALEAKEELERVNKQLRAEMEDLMSSKDDVGKNVHELEKSKRTLEQQLEEMKTQLEELEDELQATEDAKLRLEVNMQAMKAQYERDLQGRDDQNDEKKRALVKQVREMEAELEDERKQRGLAVAAKKKLEMDLKDIEGHIEGANKARDEAIKQLRKLQAQMKDYQRELEDARASRDDIFAISKENEKKLKSLEAEIVQLHEDLAASERGRRHAEQERDELQDEISNSTSGKSALMDEKRRLEARIAQLEEELEEEQGNMELLNDRFRKTAMQVDTLTTELSAERSTAQKSENARQQLERQNKELRAKLGELEGSVKSRFKASIAALEAKIAQLEEQLEQEAKERAAANKSVRRTEKKLKEICMQVEDERRHADQFKEQVEKANSRMKQLKRQLEEAEEEATRANASRRKLQRELDDATEASEGLSREVHTLKNRLRRGGPISFSSSRSGRRQLQVEGTSLDLLSDDELENKITDNNANETPAPQQE; translated from the exons ATCGTGAGGACCAATCAATCCTTTGCAC aggtGAATCAGGCGCTGGTAAGACGGAGAACACAAAGAAGGTCATCCAGTACCTGGCCCACGTTGCCTCCTCACACAAAGGACGCAAAGACCACAACATTCCT GGTGAGTTGGAACGCCAGCTCCTGCAAGCCAACCCCATCCTTGAATCTTTTGGCAATGcaaagacagtgaaaaatgacaacTCATCTCGATTT GGGAAGTTCATCAGAATCAACTTTGACGTCACAGGTTACATTGTCGGGGCCAATATTGAAACAT ACCTTCTGGAGAAGTCAAGGGCCATTAGACAGGCCAAAGAAGAAAGGACCTTCCACATCTTCTACCGCCTGCTGGCTGGGGCTGGAGAGCATCTCCGAA CGGACCTGCTCCTCGAAGGCTTTAACAACTACCGTTTCCTGTCAAATGGTAACATTCCCATCCCTGGCCAACAGGACAAGGAGAATTTCCAGGAGACATTGGATGCCATGCACATCATGAGCTTCTCCCATGATGAGATTGTCT GCATGTTGAAGGTGgtctctgcagtgctgcagtttgGCAACATTGTCTttaagaaagagagaaacactgatcAGGCCTCCATGCCCGAGAACACAG CGGCGCAGAAGCTCTGCCACTTGCTTGGAATGAATGTTATGGAGTTCACCAGAGCTATTCTCACTCCGAGGATCAAAGTGGGGCGAGACTATGTTCAGAAGGCACAGACCAAAGAACAG gCTGACTTTGCTGTTGAAGCTCTGGCCAAGGCAACATATGAGCGACTGTTTCGCTGGCTGGTCCACCGCATCAACAAGGCTCTGGACAGGACCAAACGCCAGGGGGCATCTTTCATTGGTATCCTGGATATCGCTGGCTTTGAGATCTTTGAG CTGAACTCATTTGAGCAGCTGTGTATCAACTACACCAAtgagaaactgcagcagctcttcaACCACACCATGTTCATCCTGGAGCAGGAAGAGTACCAGAGGGAGGGCATCGAGTGGAGCTTCATCGACTTCGGCTTGGACCTGCAGCCCTGCATCGACCTCATTGAGAGGCCG ACTAACCCTCCTGGTATCCTCGCTCTGCTGGATGAGGAGTGCTGGTTTCCCAAGGCCACAGACAAAACCTTTATAGACAAGGTTCTCCAGGAGCAGGGCACACACACCAAGTTTCAGAAGCCACGTCAGCTCAAGGACAAAGCTGACTTCTGCATCATACACTACGCAGGGCGG GTAGACTATAAAGCTGATGAATGGCTTATGAAGAACATGGACCCCCTGAATGACAATGTGGCCACGCTGCTGCACCAGTCAACTGACAAGTTTGTGGCTGAGCTCTGGAAAGACG TTGACCGAATCGTGGGTCTGGACCAGGTTGCAGGCATGAATGAGACAGCGTTTGGTGCCGCCTACAAGACCAAGAAGGGCATGTTCCGCACCGTGGGACAGCTGTACAAGGAGCAGTTATCGAAGCTGATGGCCACACTGAGGAACACCAATCCCAACTTTGTCCGCTGCATCATCCCGAACCATGAGAAGAGG GCTGGTAAACTGGACCCCCACCTGGTTCTGGATCAGCTGAGGTGCAATGGTGTTCTGGAGGGGATTCGTATTTGCCGACAGGGCTTCCCCAACCGCATCGTCTTCCAGGAGTTCAGGCAGAG GTATGAGATCCTCACTCCTAACGCCATCCCTAAGGGTTTCATGGATGGCAAGCAGGCCTGTGAGAGAATG ATTCAAGCCCTGGAGCTCGACGGTAACCTGTTTCGCATTGGCCAGAGTAAGATCTTTTTCAGGGCTGGAGTCCTGGCCCActtggaggaggagagggaccTGAAGAtcactgacatcatcatttACTTCCAGGCGGTCTGTCGGGGATATCTGGCACGCAA GGCCTTTGctaagaaacagcagcagctcagtgctCTGAAGGTTCTCCAGAGGAACTGTGCTGCCTACTTGAAGTTACGTCACTGGCAGTGGTGGAGGCTGTTCACCaag GTGAAGCCTCTGCTGCAGGTGaccaggcaggaggaggagatgcaggCTAAAGATGAGGAGTTGGTCAAGGTGAAGGAGAAGCAGACCAAGGTGGAGGGGTTGCTGGTtgagatggagaggaaacacCAGCAG TTAGTGGAGGAGAAGAACATCCtagcagagcagctgcaggcagAGACGGAGCTGTTTGCAGAGGCCGAGGAGATGAGAGCTCGCCTGGCTTCCAAAAAGCAAGAGCTGGAGGAGATCCTTCATGATCTGGAGTCCAggctggaggaagaagaagagaggaccCAGGGCCTGCAGAacgagaagaagaaaatgcagaCCCATATTCAG gacCTGGAGGAACAGttggatgaggaggaggcaggcaggcagaagctgcagctggagaaagTGACAGCTGAGGCCAAAATGAAGAAACTTGAAGAGGACATTTTGCTACTAGAAGACCAGAACTCCAAGTTGCtcaag GAAAAGAAACTGATGGAGGACCGAATCAATGAGATGACTTCTGTGCtagctgaagaggaagaaaaggccAAGAACCTGGGCAAGGTCAAGAACAAGCAGGAGATGATGATGGTCGACCTGGAGG AGAGACtcaagaaggaggagaaaacccgtcaggagctggagaagggTAAGAGGAAGCTGGATGGGGAGATGTCCGACTTCCAGGACCAGATAGCAGAGCTACAGGCCCAGACAGAGGAGCTGAAAGGTCAGCTGAGcaagaaggaagaggagcagcagacgATGCAGTCTAG GAATGAGGACGAAGTTGGCCAGAAGAACAATGCCCTGAAACAGGTGAGGGAGCTGCAGGCTCAGCTGTCTGAGCTGCAGGAGGATCTTGATACAGAGAAACTGGCCAGGAACAAGGCTGAGAAACTCAAGAGGGACTTGAGTGAAGAGCTTGAGGCCCTTAAGACTGAACTGGAGGACACCCTTGATACAACCGCTGCCCAGCAGGAACTTAG GACCAAGCGTGAACAGGAGGTTGCGGAGCTGAAGAAGACAATTGATGAGGAGACTAAAAACCATGAATCTCAGATCCAGGAGATGAGACAGAGACATGCCACCGCACTGGAAGAGTTGTCCGAACAGCTGGAACAGGCCAAGAGG TTCAAGGCAAACCTGGAGAAAGTCAAGCAGAGCCAGGAGAGTGCCAACAAGGAGCTGGCCAGCGAGGTCAAGAGCCTGCAACAGGTGAAGGCGGAATCCGaacacaagaggaagaaactggAGGCTCAGCTGCAGGAGTTCATGGCCAGGGTcactgagggagagagggccAAGGGAGAACTGTCTGACCGCTCACATAAACTGCAG ACTGAGCTGGACAATGTGTCTGCCATGCTGGAAGatgcagagaggaaaggaaTCAAGATGGCCAAAGATGTTGCTGGACTAGAAAGTCAGCTACaagacacacag GAGCTGCTCCAGGAGGAGACACGTCAGAAACTAAACCTCAGCAGTCGTATAcgtcagctggaggaggagaagaatgCTCTGCAGGAGCaacaggaggaggacgaggaggcgCGCAAGAATCTGGAGAAACAGATGTTGACCATACAGGCTCAG CTGACAGAGAgcaagaagaagctggaggatgATGCTGGAACAATAGACGGCCTGGAGGAGATCAAGAAGAAGCTGCAGAAGGACCTGGAGCTTGCCAGCCAGCGTCTGGAGGAGAAAACCATCGGCTTTGAAAAAATGGAGAAGACAAAGACCCGTCTGCAACAGGAGCTGGATGATCTTACTGTGGACTTGGATCACCAGAGACAGATTGTCTCCAACctggagaaaaaacagaagaagttTGACCAG ATGCTGGCTGAGGAGAAGAGCATCTCGGCTCGTTACGCTGAAGAACGTGATCGTGCCGAAGCTGAGGCCAGGGAGAAGGAGACCAAAGCTCTGTCCTTGGCCAGAGCTCTGGATGAGGCACTGGAGGCCAAAGAGGAGCTTGAGAGGGTTAACAAGCAGCTCCGCGCTGAAATGGAAGATCTGATGAGCTCCAAGGATGACGTGGGCAAAAAC GTTCACGAGCTGGAGAAGTCCAAGCGTactctggagcagcagctggaggagatgaagactcagctggaggagctggaggacgaGCTGCAGGCCACAGAAGATGCCAAGCTGCGTCTGGAGGTCAACATGCAGGCCATGAAGGCTCAGTATGAGAGAGACCTTCAGGGACGGGACGACCAGAATGATGAGAAGAAGAGAGCGCTGGTCAAGCAG GTGCGAGAGATGGAGGCTGAATTGGAGGACGAGCGGAAGCAGAGAGGTTTGGCTGTAGCTGCTAAAAAGAAGCTGGAGATGGATTTGAAGGATATAGAAGGTCACATAGAGGGAGCCAACAAAGCGAGAGATGAAGCCATCAAACAGCTGCGCAAGTTACAG GCCCAAATGAAGGACTATCAGCGGGAACTGGAAGACGCCCGAGCTTCTAGAGATGATATTTTTGCCATATCCAAGGAAAACGAAAAGAAACTCAAGAGTCTGGAGGCTGAGATTGTGCAGCTACATGAG gaCCTGGCTGCCTCTGAGAGGGGCCGACGTCACGCAGAGCAGGAACGAGATGAGCTGCAAGATGAAATCTCAAACAGCACCTCTGGAAA gtcTGCTCTGATGGATGAGAAGAGGAGGTTGGAAGCTCGCATcgctcagctggaggaggagctggaagaggagCAGGGTAACATGGAGCTGCTCAATGACCGCTTCAGAAAGACAGCTATGCAG GTGGACACTCTGACTACAGAGTTGAGTGCAGAGCGTAGTACAGCCCAAAAGAGCGAAAACGCTCGCCAGCAATTGGAGCGTCAAAACAAGGAGCTGCGGGCCAAGCTGGGCGAGCTGGAGGGTTCTGTGAAAAGCAGGTTTAAGGCCTCAATCGCTGCCCTGGAGGCCAAGATAgcacagctggaggagcagctggagcaAGAGGCCAA GGAACGAGCAGCAGCCAACAAGTCTGTGAGAAGGACtgagaagaagctgaaagaaaTCTGCATGCAAGTGGAGGATGAGCGTCGCCATGCCGACCAGTTTAAAGAACAA gtggaaAAGGCTAACTCTCGTATGAAGCAGCTGAAGCGTCAGTTGGAGGAGGCTGAAGAGGAGGCCACAAGGGCCAACGCCTCACGCAGGAAACTGCAGAGGGAGCTGGATGACGCCACTGAGGCCAGCGAGGGCCTGAGCCGCGAGGTTCACACGCTCAAGAACCGCCTCAG gcGTGGCGGCCCCATCAGCTTCTCCTCCAGTCGCTCCGGCAGACGTCAGCTTCAAGTGGAGGGAACTTCCTTGGACCTCCTGTCCGACGATGAGCTGGAGAACAAGATCACCGACAACAATGCCAATGAGACACCAGCTCCCCAGCAGGAATAG